A section of the Bacillus pumilus genome encodes:
- the miaA gene encoding tRNA (adenosine(37)-N6)-dimethylallyltransferase MiaA, with the protein MKKTKQPVIVLVGPTAVGKTKLSIHIAKAFNGEIISGDSMQIYKGMDIGTAKITSEEMDGVPHHLIDIKEPDESFSTAEFQQLVRMKIKEIAARGKTPMIVGGTGLYIQSVLYDYTFTDEKSDPAFREEMALFEQQHGPLQLHEKLKAVDPDAAKAIHPNNVRRVIRALEVIHTTGQKMSEMQNGHQEVPLYDTAFIGLKMDRELLYERIHQRIDMMIDEGLIEEVSALYQSGLKDCQSVQAIGYKELYTYFQGDCSLDEAIQQLKQNSRRYAKRQFTWFRNKMDVTWFDMTPPCHFSDKKEEIFAYIAGKLGLKAKL; encoded by the coding sequence ATGAAAAAAACGAAACAACCAGTGATTGTATTAGTAGGACCGACCGCTGTCGGCAAAACAAAACTGAGCATTCATATAGCAAAAGCATTTAATGGAGAAATTATCAGCGGTGATTCTATGCAGATTTACAAAGGAATGGACATTGGAACAGCTAAAATCACCTCTGAAGAAATGGATGGTGTCCCGCACCACTTAATTGATATTAAAGAGCCGGACGAATCTTTTTCTACAGCTGAATTTCAGCAGCTAGTCCGTATGAAAATTAAAGAGATTGCCGCTAGAGGGAAAACACCCATGATTGTCGGCGGAACAGGTTTGTATATTCAATCTGTTTTATATGATTACACATTTACCGATGAAAAAAGTGACCCTGCTTTTAGAGAAGAAATGGCGCTTTTTGAACAGCAGCATGGCCCCCTTCAGCTACACGAAAAGCTAAAGGCGGTAGACCCTGATGCTGCAAAAGCCATTCATCCGAATAATGTCCGCCGCGTGATCCGGGCGCTGGAAGTGATCCATACAACAGGTCAGAAAATGTCTGAAATGCAAAATGGTCATCAAGAAGTTCCTCTTTATGATACAGCCTTCATTGGGCTGAAAATGGACCGAGAGCTTTTGTACGAGCGCATTCACCAAAGAATTGATATGATGATAGATGAAGGCTTAATTGAGGAAGTGAGCGCACTTTATCAATCTGGCTTGAAGGATTGTCAATCGGTTCAAGCGATTGGTTATAAAGAGTTGTATACGTATTTCCAAGGTGACTGCTCACTGGATGAAGCCATTCAGCAATTAAAGCAAAATTCCCGTAGATATGCGAAGCGTCAGTTCACGTGGTTCCGTAATAAAATGGATGTCACTTGGTTCGACATGACACCGCCTTGCCACTTTTCAGACAAAAAAGAGGAAATTTTCGCATATATAGCAGGAAAGCTTGGACTTAAAGCGAAACTGTAG
- a CDS encoding YmaF family protein → MGLYPSDWAKCPPHAHAYKARTDVTEEHYHLIEGISQPVNGSSTDQHTHYYGGITSFERGHFHRYYGITGPAIPRVDGTHYHEIEEVTYSAYNDSVPIPYGGVVFSPDEERPTHTHRLKGKTYEVVGNEPLGW, encoded by the coding sequence ATGGGCCTGTATCCATCTGATTGGGCAAAATGTCCGCCTCATGCTCATGCTTATAAAGCAAGAACGGATGTAACAGAAGAGCATTATCATTTAATAGAAGGTATTTCCCAACCTGTCAATGGAAGCAGTACCGATCAGCATACTCATTACTATGGCGGAATCACTTCTTTTGAGAGGGGGCATTTCCACAGATATTATGGTATCACAGGGCCTGCGATACCGAGAGTGGACGGTACGCATTATCACGAGATTGAGGAAGTCACGTATTCTGCCTATAACGATTCTGTCCCTATTCCATATGGAGGAGTCGTCTTTAGCCCCGACGAGGAGCGGCCGACGCATACGCACCGTTTGAAAGGAAAAACATATGAAGTGGTCGGAAATGAACCACTCGGCTGGTGA
- a CDS encoding TetR/AcrR family transcriptional regulator, translating to MSKTKKEQIFDAAARTILEEGLSQLTLQQVAEHAHMTKAGLLYHFASKEELIQKMNEHAILCFRQQLKTYQETYKYEKTPYVHAYISATLHDLDHQNTTQLCTSMLATMSFDETLLNPWRDFYAEFKAKAAEEINDPALSHLIRLACDGIWFSEMFQLEPLNREEKTLLLHRILHLLEEEA from the coding sequence ATGTCTAAAACCAAAAAAGAGCAAATCTTTGATGCAGCTGCCCGCACGATTTTAGAAGAAGGATTAAGTCAGCTTACCCTTCAGCAAGTGGCAGAGCATGCACATATGACCAAAGCCGGACTACTTTATCATTTTGCAAGCAAGGAAGAGCTCATCCAAAAAATGAATGAGCACGCGATTCTTTGCTTTCGTCAGCAGCTCAAAACGTATCAAGAAACTTACAAATATGAAAAAACGCCTTACGTCCATGCATATATATCGGCCACATTACATGACCTTGATCATCAAAACACGACTCAGCTATGTACAAGTATGCTTGCTACTATGTCATTTGATGAAACGTTATTGAACCCTTGGCGTGATTTTTATGCAGAGTTCAAAGCGAAAGCAGCTGAGGAAATTAATGACCCTGCATTGAGCCACCTAATCCGTCTTGCATGTGATGGAATATGGTTTTCAGAAATGTTTCAGCTTGAACCGCTGAACCGAGAGGAAAAAACCCTTTTACTTCATCGGATTTTACACCTATTAGAGGAGGAGGCATAA
- a CDS encoding DMT family transporter, giving the protein MILGYLFLAVAIFSEAIGAVMLKFSNGFTRFKPSAVVVAGYTLAFYMLSLTLNIIPLSMSYATWSGVGTVLTAIFGVLFFKETLNQKAVIGMAMLVSGVVLLNMS; this is encoded by the coding sequence ATGATCCTTGGATATCTTTTTCTAGCTGTGGCCATTTTTTCAGAAGCCATTGGCGCCGTGATGTTAAAATTCTCGAATGGCTTTACTCGCTTTAAGCCGAGCGCTGTCGTTGTGGCTGGCTATACACTTGCCTTTTATATGTTGTCATTGACACTGAATATCATTCCGCTTAGCATGTCTTATGCAACATGGTCTGGCGTTGGTACAGTCCTCACGGCTATTTTTGGCGTGCTTTTTTTCAAAGAAACCTTGAACCAAAAAGCAGTCATTGGGATGGCGATGCTTGTCTCAGGGGTCGTACTTTTAAATATGTCATAA
- a CDS encoding DMT family transporter: MKGMLYLTGAILTEVFGSTMLKLSQGFSQMLPSIGVLIGFGLAFTFLSLALKTIDLSSAYATWSGVGTALTALIGLVIFDETIHIKGFIGLALVICGVIVLNLSKKQKEETKEQIDQTEWTL, encoded by the coding sequence ATGAAAGGAATGCTCTATTTAACAGGGGCTATTTTGACAGAGGTTTTTGGCAGTACGATGCTAAAGCTTTCACAAGGTTTTTCGCAAATGCTGCCAAGTATTGGGGTCCTGATCGGATTTGGGTTGGCCTTTACATTCCTCAGTCTGGCACTTAAAACAATTGACCTTTCGTCTGCTTATGCGACATGGTCTGGCGTTGGAACAGCACTCACTGCTCTTATCGGACTTGTGATATTTGACGAAACCATTCACATAAAAGGCTTCATTGGTCTTGCATTAGTGATATGCGGCGTGATTGTCTTGAATTTGTCAAAAAAACAAAAAGAAGAAACGAAAGAACAAATCGATCAAACCGAATGGACGTTATAA
- a CDS encoding OsmC family protein, with protein sequence MAQHHFHLQASWPGLRNDVGTISCEQLKTKISIPKEMDGPGIGTNPDEMLLGAAATCYIITLAAMMERSQLEKEDLTMSSEAVVDVTNGVFTYEKIIHRPVIILKASASPQDIELARKLAHKAESSCMISRAVQGNVDISLEETIQLGG encoded by the coding sequence ATGGCGCAACATCATTTTCATCTTCAGGCGAGTTGGCCTGGCCTGCGTAACGATGTGGGTACAATCTCATGTGAACAGTTAAAAACAAAGATTTCAATTCCAAAAGAAATGGACGGTCCTGGCATTGGAACAAATCCAGATGAGATGCTCTTAGGTGCCGCGGCTACGTGTTATATTATTACACTTGCCGCTATGATGGAGCGGAGTCAATTAGAAAAAGAGGATCTCACGATGAGTTCTGAGGCGGTCGTCGATGTAACGAATGGTGTGTTTACATATGAAAAAATCATTCACCGGCCTGTCATCATCCTCAAAGCATCTGCTTCTCCGCAAGATATTGAACTTGCACGCAAGCTCGCGCACAAAGCCGAAAGCTCATGTATGATCTCAAGAGCTGTTCAAGGTAATGTGGACATTTCCTTAGAAGAAACCATTCAACTAGGCGGATAA
- a CDS encoding poly-gamma-glutamate hydrolase family protein codes for MKKFFALLLLLAIGWGVYYTMQAQEHDEPVSSGGEDESGSTDIYRNFKELEENESTSSYQITANPVPGSRLLVMSPHGGRIEGGVSEIVHFFDNDFSTYLFEGLRENASELHVTSTNFDEPVGVAQAKAHDYILAVHGYKGEEGIDHTLVGGTDYDRAEKIVNSLERNGFSAELAVAHATLSGTSNHNINNLTKTGQSVQLEISRSQREALFDSFDFRRRSSTKNETFYRYVRAIRTVLDEEYT; via the coding sequence ATGAAGAAGTTTTTTGCTTTGCTTCTCCTGCTTGCGATCGGATGGGGCGTTTATTATACAATGCAAGCACAGGAACATGATGAGCCAGTGTCATCAGGTGGGGAAGACGAAAGCGGTTCAACTGATATTTATCGCAATTTTAAAGAACTGGAAGAAAACGAATCAACAAGCAGCTATCAAATTACAGCCAACCCAGTGCCTGGAAGCCGCCTTCTTGTGATGTCACCCCATGGCGGGAGAATTGAAGGCGGCGTGAGCGAGATCGTTCATTTTTTTGATAATGATTTCTCTACGTATTTATTTGAAGGTTTAAGAGAGAATGCATCAGAACTTCATGTGACAAGTACAAACTTTGATGAGCCAGTCGGTGTCGCACAGGCAAAAGCACACGACTATATATTAGCAGTGCATGGGTACAAAGGTGAGGAAGGCATTGACCATACGCTCGTTGGTGGAACAGATTACGACCGCGCAGAAAAAATAGTGAACTCATTAGAGCGGAACGGATTTTCAGCTGAACTTGCTGTCGCACACGCAACCCTGAGCGGAACAAGCAATCATAATATTAATAATCTTACAAAAACAGGGCAAAGTGTACAGTTAGAGATTAGTAGAAGTCAGCGTGAAGCTTTATTTGACAGTTTTGACTTTCGTCGGCGGTCGAGTACAAAAAACGAGACGTTCTACCGGTATGTCAGAGCGATTCGGACAGTGCTGGATGAGGAATATACATAA
- a CDS encoding S8 family peptidase: MFGFSMVQMVRTHASKLDQPLRETVLHLYKPFKWTPCFLHRFFEGRLKKRKKLRVIIEFKEDAVEAGIQSTKQLMKKSRKTNIKKHFSHIDCCAADLTPAALEELLANGEHIRKIYLDRKVHALLDVATQASHADEVIRNGTALTGEGITVAVIDTGIYPHEDVDGRIRDFVDLVKQKKKPYDDNGHGTHCAGDVAGDGAASDGLYKGPAPKAHLIGVKVLNKQGAGSLSTIIEGVEWCIQFNEDHPDDPIHIMSMSLGGDAQRYDDEQDDPMVRAVNAAWDQGIVVCVAAGNSGPNSQTIASPAVSQKVITVGAFDDRNTPESNDDIVAPFSSRGPTVYGETKPDILAPGVNIVSLRSPRSFLDKLDKSSRVDDDYTTLSGTSMATPICAGICALILEHSPDLTPDEVKTMLKENTSKWSGDDPTIYGAGAIDAEKAIKE; this comes from the coding sequence ATGTTTGGATTTTCTATGGTGCAAATGGTCAGAACACATGCTAGTAAACTGGATCAACCTTTAAGAGAGACCGTCCTTCACCTTTATAAGCCTTTTAAATGGACACCATGCTTTCTTCATCGTTTCTTTGAAGGAAGATTAAAGAAGAGGAAGAAGCTTCGTGTGATTATTGAATTTAAGGAAGACGCGGTCGAAGCAGGAATTCAAAGCACAAAACAGCTCATGAAAAAAAGCAGAAAAACAAATATCAAAAAACACTTTTCACATATCGACTGCTGTGCTGCAGACCTAACACCAGCCGCTTTAGAGGAGCTGTTGGCAAATGGTGAGCATATTCGTAAAATTTATTTAGACCGGAAAGTTCATGCGCTTCTGGATGTAGCCACACAAGCAAGTCACGCGGATGAAGTCATCCGAAACGGCACAGCCTTAACAGGGGAAGGTATTACGGTCGCTGTCATTGATACAGGAATTTATCCGCATGAAGATGTAGATGGACGAATTCGCGATTTTGTGGACTTAGTCAAGCAGAAAAAAAAGCCATATGATGATAACGGACATGGCACTCACTGCGCTGGAGATGTAGCTGGAGACGGAGCGGCCTCAGATGGCTTGTACAAAGGACCTGCTCCAAAAGCTCATTTAATTGGCGTGAAAGTGTTAAATAAACAAGGAGCTGGATCACTTTCTACTATTATAGAAGGGGTTGAATGGTGCATTCAGTTCAATGAAGATCACCCTGATGATCCGATTCATATTATGAGTATGTCACTAGGTGGAGATGCTCAGCGTTATGATGACGAACAAGACGATCCGATGGTGCGTGCTGTCAATGCTGCTTGGGATCAAGGCATTGTCGTATGCGTCGCTGCCGGAAACTCAGGTCCTAACAGCCAAACGATTGCGAGCCCTGCCGTCAGTCAAAAAGTGATTACGGTTGGCGCTTTTGATGACCGGAATACACCAGAATCAAACGATGATATTGTGGCACCATTTTCAAGCAGAGGTCCTACTGTTTATGGTGAGACAAAACCTGATATCCTTGCACCAGGAGTAAACATCGTCTCTCTGCGATCACCAAGATCCTTTCTAGATAAACTCGACAAATCAAGCAGAGTCGATGATGATTACACGACATTATCTGGTACATCTATGGCAACACCAATTTGCGCAGGTATTTGTGCTCTAATATTAGAGCATTCACCTGATTTAACGCCTGATGAGGTCAAAACCATGTTAAAAGAAAATACGAGCAAGTGGTCTGGGGATGATCCGACGATATACGGAGCAGGTGCCATTGACGCAGAAAAAGCCATCAAAGAATAA
- a CDS encoding Rap family tetratricopeptide repeat protein, which translates to MAHKIPSSEVGVKINQWYTHICKFEVEQANDMKRLVEEEIHEMEEDQDLLLYYSLMDFRHQLMLQHLTPVHAGSETLQAVSFPKEMEDGEDEMTGLLGYYFHFFHGMYAFIQRRYIEAISYYKHAEHQLILVTDEIEKAEFYYKIAEVYYHMKQTYFSMHYAKKARDIYKKHQLYGKRSIQCDFVMAGNWIDVSQHQKALPYLEKALKVCEAMERKECTSYFKAMALNNLGACHYSMGTYHTATVFFEQAISLYQKDQASTMIKSLFSLALTWFKLGDIQRAGEAIRKGMNEACLLDDEIYQLKFQFLQALYIEKDSCEQLRSALFGLRSKKMFADLEELALDAANYYKERDMYKESSTFFEIVIEARTHIQKGDEMYENEA; encoded by the coding sequence ATGGCACATAAAATACCATCTTCCGAAGTAGGTGTAAAGATCAATCAATGGTACACGCATATTTGCAAATTTGAAGTCGAACAAGCAAACGATATGAAGCGCCTTGTTGAAGAAGAAATTCATGAGATGGAAGAGGATCAAGATTTGCTTCTATATTATTCTCTAATGGATTTTCGCCATCAACTGATGCTTCAGCATTTAACGCCAGTCCATGCAGGGAGTGAAACACTTCAAGCGGTGTCTTTCCCAAAAGAAATGGAAGATGGAGAAGATGAGATGACAGGCTTACTTGGCTATTACTTTCATTTTTTTCATGGAATGTATGCGTTTATTCAGCGCCGGTACATCGAGGCCATTTCCTATTACAAGCATGCGGAACATCAACTGATCTTAGTGACAGATGAGATTGAAAAAGCGGAATTTTACTATAAAATCGCTGAAGTATACTATCATATGAAACAAACTTATTTCTCCATGCATTATGCTAAAAAGGCGAGAGACATTTATAAGAAACATCAGCTTTATGGAAAAAGAAGCATTCAATGTGATTTTGTCATGGCAGGTAATTGGATTGATGTGAGTCAGCACCAAAAAGCGCTTCCTTACTTAGAAAAAGCGTTAAAGGTCTGTGAAGCGATGGAGCGGAAAGAGTGCACATCTTATTTTAAAGCGATGGCTCTTAATAACTTAGGAGCTTGTCATTATAGTATGGGAACGTACCATACGGCGACAGTCTTTTTTGAACAAGCCATTTCCCTTTATCAAAAAGATCAAGCATCCACGATGATCAAATCATTGTTTTCACTTGCTCTTACTTGGTTTAAACTTGGAGATATCCAGCGGGCAGGCGAGGCTATACGTAAAGGAATGAACGAGGCTTGTTTATTGGATGATGAAATTTATCAGTTGAAATTCCAATTTTTACAGGCGCTTTATATAGAAAAAGACAGCTGTGAGCAATTAAGATCAGCACTATTTGGACTGCGGAGCAAAAAAATGTTTGCTGATTTAGAGGAATTAGCACTTGATGCGGCTAATTATTATAAAGAACGCGACATGTACAAGGAATCTTCCACTTTTTTTGAGATTGTGATCGAAGCGCGTACGCACATTCAAAAAGGAGATGAGATGTATGAGAACGAAGCATAA
- a CDS encoding poly-gamma-glutamate hydrolase family protein: MKRLLICGFIFLVLCALLMVKCSHSVQEKKEQKQHQEEVEKYQKERKKGDQYESFKQLIRHEKEGYEIEFHEKGGSDLLVFSPHGGEIEPGTSEIVEAFQQRYSTYLFEGTKQENNRDLHITSTKFDEPILVQMIKTYPFSISIHGYKSDKRHTLVGGTNEKMQRAVVRELKDRGFSAEMVQEGERLSGTDPKNINNRNASGESVQLEISTAQREAFFDNFDTRKGKKQAFRRYIRALKEVLREFDPTS, encoded by the coding sequence ATGAAAAGGCTACTGATATGTGGATTCATCTTTCTGGTCCTGTGTGCTCTTTTAATGGTGAAATGCAGCCATTCTGTTCAAGAAAAAAAAGAGCAAAAGCAACATCAAGAAGAGGTAGAAAAGTATCAAAAGGAGCGAAAAAAAGGGGATCAATATGAAAGTTTTAAACAGCTTATCCGGCATGAAAAAGAGGGCTATGAAATAGAATTTCATGAAAAGGGTGGAAGTGATTTACTCGTCTTTTCTCCTCATGGAGGGGAAATTGAACCAGGAACTAGTGAAATTGTAGAAGCATTTCAACAAAGATACTCGACGTATTTGTTTGAAGGAACGAAACAAGAGAATAATCGTGATTTGCATATTACAAGCACGAAGTTTGATGAACCGATATTGGTCCAAATGATTAAAACGTATCCATTCTCCATTTCCATCCACGGCTATAAAAGTGATAAAAGGCACACGCTAGTCGGCGGGACAAACGAAAAAATGCAAAGAGCCGTTGTACGAGAATTAAAGGATCGAGGGTTTTCAGCAGAAATGGTACAAGAAGGCGAGCGGCTTTCAGGAACAGATCCTAAAAATATTAATAATCGAAATGCAAGTGGTGAAAGCGTTCAGTTAGAAATTAGCACGGCACAAAGAGAGGCCTTTTTCGACAATTTTGATACGAGAAAAGGAAAGAAACAAGCATTCAGGCGTTATATCCGTGCTTTAAAAGAAGTATTAAGAGAATTTGACCCAACTTCGTAG
- a CDS encoding CarD family transcriptional regulator, with product MFQIGDKIVYPMHGAGVIEGMEEKEILGKTEEYFLIQMPNMQMMIPRGRINQLGIRPVADQATLKVVMNNFAEETNDDTLTWKQRYDENLKKLKTGAIEDGADVVKDLMRRNQKKALNSSEKKMLEDARGMLVSEISLAQGLSQDEVLSALENELRVL from the coding sequence TTGTTTCAAATAGGTGATAAAATTGTTTATCCTATGCATGGTGCCGGTGTGATTGAAGGAATGGAAGAAAAAGAGATTTTAGGTAAGACGGAGGAATATTTTCTGATTCAAATGCCGAATATGCAGATGATGATCCCAAGAGGCAGAATCAATCAACTAGGTATACGTCCGGTAGCAGATCAAGCAACGCTGAAAGTTGTGATGAACAATTTTGCAGAAGAAACAAACGACGACACGCTTACTTGGAAGCAAAGATATGATGAAAATCTGAAAAAGCTAAAAACAGGTGCGATCGAAGATGGTGCAGACGTTGTCAAAGATCTGATGAGACGAAATCAGAAGAAAGCATTAAATTCAAGTGAAAAGAAAATGCTTGAAGATGCGCGAGGCATGTTAGTGAGTGAAATTTCTCTTGCACAAGGGCTGTCACAAGATGAAGTCCTTTCAGCTTTAGAGAATGAACTAAGAGTTTTATGA
- the bslA gene encoding biofilm surface layer hydrophobin BslA yields the protein MKKTWTMIMMGMLTLVMALSVPIAASAEEATQEGKASTNARPAELYAKITGTSKQEWSFSDIELTYRPNSVLSLGAIEFTLPAGFQATTKDIFNGKALKDSYILNSGKTVRIPARLDLLGISQFKLQLSHKVLPAAGTYTFRAENRALSIGSKFYAEDTLDIQTRPVVVTPPDPCGC from the coding sequence ATGAAAAAAACATGGACAATGATCATGATGGGGATGCTCACACTGGTCATGGCACTATCGGTACCGATTGCCGCATCCGCTGAAGAGGCCACACAGGAGGGCAAGGCATCAACAAACGCCAGACCAGCTGAACTTTATGCGAAAATTACAGGTACAAGTAAGCAGGAATGGTCTTTTTCTGACATCGAGCTGACATACCGCCCAAATTCTGTATTAAGTCTCGGTGCCATTGAGTTCACATTACCTGCAGGCTTTCAAGCGACAACAAAAGACATCTTCAATGGAAAAGCACTAAAAGACAGCTACATTTTAAACAGTGGAAAAACGGTCCGCATTCCAGCTAGACTCGATTTATTAGGAATTTCACAATTTAAATTACAACTTTCACACAAAGTACTTCCTGCTGCAGGTACATATACGTTCCGTGCAGAAAACCGTGCGCTTAGCATTGGTTCTAAATTTTATGCAGAGGACACCCTCGATATTCAAACACGACCAGTTGTGGTCACACCACCAGATCCGTGTGGTTGCTAA
- the mutL gene encoding DNA mismatch repair endonuclease MutL, translated as MAKIIQLSDDLSNKIAAGEVVERPASVVKELMENAIDASSTVVEIDVEEAGLSSIRMIDNGVGIDAEDCKLAFQRHATSKIKDENDLFRVRTLGFRGEALPSIASVSHLEMKTSTGEGAGTHLVLQGGKIISEKKTSGRRGTEIVVTNLFYNTPARLKYMKTVHTELGNISDVVNRIALAHPEVSIRLRHQGKVLLQTNGNGDVRHVLAAIYGTAVAKKMVPLHVQSLDFEVKGYISLPEVTRASRNYMSSVVNGRYVKHFPLVKAVHEGYHTLLPIGRHPITFIEMKMDPILVDVNVHPSKLEVRLSKEQELHELIKQGIKDVFQKQQLIPSASVPKKAPMPAIKNEQQSLTFDAKKGNTNEMETPLSYEPEPLESVVYETNQMSTYGMPVQEMTGASSPVFREDAPSERVHKEETAASLEYEESVLREDDAEAISENERVPVMYPIGQMHGTYILAQNERGLYIIDQHAAQERIKYEYYREKVGEIEQEVQEMLVPLTFHYSKNDMLIIEEHKEILTKVGVFLEPFGSGSYIVRSHPQWFPKGEEAELIEEIIEQVLVEKRVDIKKLREEAAIMMSCKGSIKANRHLRNDEIKALLDELRQTKDPFTCPHGRPIIIHHSTYEMEKMFKRVM; from the coding sequence ATGGCAAAGATTATTCAGTTATCCGATGACCTATCCAATAAAATTGCTGCGGGTGAAGTAGTCGAGCGTCCCGCTTCCGTTGTAAAAGAGCTTATGGAAAATGCAATCGATGCAAGTAGTACAGTGGTTGAAATCGATGTAGAAGAAGCAGGTCTTTCCTCTATTAGAATGATTGATAATGGTGTTGGAATCGATGCCGAAGATTGTAAGCTCGCCTTTCAGCGCCATGCAACGAGTAAAATCAAAGATGAAAATGATCTGTTCCGTGTCAGAACGCTTGGATTCAGGGGAGAGGCGCTGCCAAGTATCGCATCTGTCTCTCATTTGGAAATGAAAACAAGTACTGGTGAAGGAGCTGGAACGCACCTTGTGCTGCAAGGTGGAAAGATCATTTCAGAGAAAAAAACCTCTGGCCGCCGCGGTACCGAAATTGTCGTTACCAACTTATTTTACAATACGCCTGCCAGACTAAAATACATGAAAACTGTTCATACGGAACTTGGCAATATATCAGATGTCGTCAATCGAATTGCACTGGCTCACCCAGAAGTATCGATTCGCTTACGTCACCAAGGAAAAGTCCTGCTACAGACGAATGGAAACGGGGATGTGCGGCATGTACTTGCGGCCATTTATGGGACAGCTGTTGCGAAAAAAATGGTGCCACTTCATGTGCAATCACTTGATTTTGAAGTGAAAGGATATATCTCCCTGCCAGAAGTGACAAGGGCATCACGGAATTATATGTCTTCTGTAGTAAATGGCAGATATGTGAAGCATTTCCCGCTCGTAAAAGCGGTCCATGAAGGGTATCACACGCTTCTGCCGATTGGTCGCCATCCGATTACATTTATTGAAATGAAAATGGACCCCATTTTAGTGGATGTGAACGTTCATCCTTCTAAGCTTGAAGTGAGACTAAGTAAAGAGCAGGAACTTCATGAGCTAATCAAACAAGGAATTAAAGACGTATTTCAAAAACAGCAACTCATTCCAAGTGCTTCTGTGCCAAAAAAAGCACCAATGCCAGCGATCAAAAATGAGCAGCAATCCTTAACCTTTGATGCGAAAAAAGGAAACACAAACGAGATGGAAACACCGCTATCCTATGAGCCGGAGCCTCTCGAATCGGTTGTATACGAGACGAATCAAATGAGCACATACGGGATGCCTGTGCAGGAAATGACAGGAGCGTCATCACCCGTATTTAGGGAAGATGCGCCATCTGAGCGTGTTCATAAAGAGGAAACTGCTGCTTCTCTTGAATATGAAGAGTCAGTACTGAGAGAAGATGATGCAGAAGCCATTTCAGAAAACGAACGTGTTCCGGTCATGTATCCCATTGGGCAAATGCATGGCACATATATTTTGGCTCAAAATGAACGAGGGCTTTATATTATTGATCAGCATGCGGCTCAGGAGCGAATCAAGTATGAGTATTATCGCGAGAAAGTAGGAGAGATCGAACAGGAAGTGCAAGAAATGCTCGTCCCATTAACATTTCACTACTCCAAAAACGATATGCTGATTATTGAAGAGCATAAAGAGATACTAACGAAAGTGGGTGTCTTCTTAGAGCCTTTCGGTTCAGGAAGCTACATTGTTCGGTCGCATCCACAGTGGTTTCCAAAAGGGGAAGAGGCTGAACTGATCGAAGAAATTATAGAGCAAGTGCTGGTTGAGAAGCGTGTAGATATCAAAAAATTAAGAGAAGAAGCGGCGATTATGATGAGCTGCAAAGGCTCTATCAAAGCAAATCGTCATTTGCGAAATGATGAAATCAAAGCTCTATTAGATGAACTCAGACAGACAAAGGACCCCTTCACTTGTCCGCACGGCCGGCCGATCATCATTCATCACTCAACATATGAAATGGAGAAAATGTTTAAACGGGTCATGTGA